Below is a window of Brassica napus cultivar Da-Ae chromosome A5, Da-Ae, whole genome shotgun sequence DNA.
GACTATATTAACAGAAAAGATCTCAACTTTATGAATTCTACTGAAAGCCTCAGCAGCTCTCATCCCTTCCACTGAGACTCCGTTCAGCGCGAAGTTAATCGCGCTGAGTCTAGTCTCTCTAAACCCGCCGTACAGCATTACTTTAAAGGGTCTAGACAAGGAAGCAATCTTGTACCTCACGCAACGAACCTCCTCATCACCTATACAAAAGGACATATCATAATCCACGTCACACGTTGAACATTCCGAAACACAATCTCCACCGTTGGTTTCTGATCTTGAACAGAGGCAACGATTGTAAACGGACTCCGGGTCGTACCCGGAGACCAGAGACATATTAGGGCATCCGAGATTTCTTCCACAGCAATCCATCGAGGTGGTACCAATAAGCTCATCTTCTCTCCTCTCGTATCTAAGCCAAGAGGATAAAACCACTTTGGTGTGGACGTCGACGGCGTGCTGCCGAGCTGACCGGAGACTCCGCCGGAAAAGCTTCGGATCGGTTAAGCCTCTGAAGATCGCGCATTGCTCTAAGAAAGCTTCGGACTTTTCGAGGTTTGGACAGTTCTCTATCCGGCGGTGGACTTCGGCGAGCTTCTCGATCGAATCTACGAATCTGAGGGAAGGATCGATGTGAGGCTCGAGGAGATCGGAGACGGGGAGGCCGTGAGGGAGGAGGAGAGAGTCTGACGAAACGGAAGCGTTTTGGTGAGTATGTGAGGGTTTGGATCGGGTTGAGTTTACGCGAAAGTGGTCTTGGAGATGATGTAATAGCTTTTCACGGAGGCCGGTGGACGGAGGAGGAGGGGGAGAGGAAGAAGGGTAGACCTGCGTGGCTTTGCATCCTTCGATAAGCTTCAAGCTTCGCATCGTTGTGAAGAGATTAGGCTGCATCGTTTCGTTCGTAAGGATGAAGAACACTTTCCAAGgtttttgattcgattcgttaacCGGAAAATCAGAGATCTTAACCGGGAAACCACTTCTCTTCTCCCTCTCACGATTTTGCTTAATTGTGTGATTCTTTGTGTTAATCGGAAAACGTGTCTAACTTTCATCAATTTCGATATTCTTGTTTCGTTGATTCCcgactaaattttttttatttttttttcgatttctcCCCGTAAAAGTAGAGAGGAGGTTATTGGAGGAAAAGAATGATCTCTAGCTTttggtttcttgttttttttttctgtttttcatATGTTCTGTAATTATTACGTGTGTTATGTCATTTTGGTGTGTTGTTCATTTGGGGGCTTGTCGTTTTATTTCCCGTTGTGTGATACTGATTGGTTTATAGCTGGAAATAAAGACCAGGGTGCAGaatctttgtttgttttgacTGACTATAGATGCTtgtgttggataattccaagcttgtggaaacttaacatattattagatgtttaatatattaagataaacacaataaggaaacctagaaataggaaaaggaagtttctatttaggttaggtttgtgttttccatatcccacatgttaaagggaattgtctttcatataaatataggtctaatggagaggtgttccatatgatctaagtgaaacatattgagagctttagttttgagtagtttctaaagctaataagaaaagttgttcttataactctttgtgtttctaagagatttgaattggtatcagagccaggttggagACTCGATCTAAGCTTAAGTTGTAGCTTAAGATCCTGGTGCTTGTGAACAAGAGATCGTGACGGCAAGATGGCTGACGTGACTAGGGCTCCACGCACGAAGGACTTTGGATCTACATCCATCCAATGTCCGATGTTGTCATCGACAAACTACACAATTTGgtcgatgaggatgaaggttCTACTACGTGTTCATGAAGTGTGGGACACAATCGAACCCGGTTCAGATGATCAAAAGAAGAACGATGTTGCGATAGCTCTTTTGTTTCAATCTGTTCCAGAGACTTTGATTCTCCAGGTGGGAGAACAAACCGCATCAAAAGAGATCTGGAACGCCATCAAGTCACGACACCTAGGAGCTGATCGTGTAAGGGAGGCGAGACTTCAGACGTTGATGACAGAGTTTGATAGGTTGAAGATGGATGATGCAGATACGGTCGATGACATCGCGGGGAAAATATCAGGCCTATCATCCAAAGCAACCTCATTGggagaaaacatagaagaatccaagatggtcaagaagttcttgaagggtCTTCCAAGACACAAGTATATCCATATCGTAGCATCACTTGAGCAAGTCCTAGATCTCAACTCGACGGGGTTTGAAGACATAGTTGGAAGGCTTAAGGCGTACGAGGAGCGTGTAGGAGAAGAAACTCAGAAAGAAGACCAAGGGAAGCTAATGTTTTCGAACAATGAAGAGCATAGTCAGAAGGGCTATGAGAATTCCCGtggtagaggaagaggacggAACGGTAGAGGCAGAGGTCGAGGTAGGTCACACAACCAAAACCGTGCGTCACACACCGAAGATAACAACTCGAAGAAGAATCGTTCaaagctgatatgttggagatgtGACAAGCCTGGTCACTACGCAACTGTCTGTCCCGAGAAGTCAGAGAAGGATcaagaaaccaaaagtaaatccatgcgggccagtttctaaggcccaaagtggacaatatcgtactaatcggataatatagagttggacatgggatttcacaatcccaacaattggtatcagagccaggttccatGTGAAAtcccatgtccaactctatattatccgattagtacgatattgtccactttgggccttagaaactggcccgcatggatttacttttggtttccttcccaaaaggcctcatactattagagttggacatctctttatatattagacactccttgtctaattatccaatgtgggactttGATTGACATCTCTCATTCTCCCCCTCAAGCTAAGGACCACACACCTTGTGCCCTTTTTTCCTCTAGCGAATCATCTCGGTGTCTTGTCGCATCTTCGACATTCGACACCCTTAGTCGCAAGGTTACTTTGAGTTGATTTGAGGATGTTCTTCCCACAATTCCAGGATCTTCTAACTAATCTCTGCCGAACCTCCCTTTCCACCTTGAAGGGTCCCATTCCTActcgaagggtattttggtcttcttgcagattttcgtcaaaccgctctgataccaattgttgggattgtgaaatcccatgtccaactctatattatccgattagtacgatattgtccactttgggccttagaaactggcccgcatggatttacttttggtttccttcccaaaaggcctcatactattagagttggacatctctttatatattagacactccttgtctaattatccaatgtgggactttGATTGACATCTCTCAGCTTGCTTGTTAAAAAGAGATGTTGATCTAGAATAGGGGAGAACATGGGATCTCACCGGAAAGAAAAAGAATGGATTTGGGCCTCAATTGGACCCAAGTGAAGAAAGCTTTACCACGATAAAGAGGAAGAAAATAAAGAGATTGTTTTCTACATTTGcatctaatctttttttttcctgattGATTAGGAGAATTAGAGATGTACAAATATCCAGAATACCATCGTTGCTGTTTGGTCAACAACGGTCTTCTGTGATGATGATTTACCTTTCACTAGAGGTTTCAGTGGTTATTTTAGGCTAGCCAATCCTTCATTCCCATATACAACTTGAACGAACAAGGCACACCTGGTTCTTCCACCTATTATCATGATTTCAGCTCTCACAGCTTTTGCGTTCGATGTATTTATTCATCGACTCTTCAACCTTAGACACTAGCCCTTCTCTGTTGCTACAGCTCAACACGACTCTCAGCCGAAGTCTTCAGACATTAAATAAAAGGatctgaaacaaaaacaaaaacatgaagtTCACTTACTTTTTGTATTACTAATTAAACTCAATGGGCTTAAACGAAAGTTTACTGTTCACTATTtgctttttataaaaaacagtCACTACAAACAACTCCATCTTGTAAAATGCTTTAACTAATGTTCTTTATGTTAAAAAGTTTGTAAACTGCACTGACAACAAATTTTCTAGTTTCTAATTTGGATCACATGACTCGCACCATTTCATAGAGTTTACACTAAGGCTTTCAATATTGATACACTATGTTTATATTATTTCATGGGATACTACAAGATAGTTTGGTAATAATTAAAATTGGAAGGATTATAAGAATAAAACGATACGGAGACGTAATTAGACCGGTGAAATGTAAACATCATGAACGTATGTGACAAGAGTAAAAGAATTTCATACTCAGATGAGAATATAGAAATGCAATTTTCTTCAAACCTGTCACATAAACAATGTATTTTTCCATATCGATTTTCGGTTTGGTAGGGACTGAGATCGCTATCAGAATAATTTTCAGCTACCCAATAGATACAAGCCCTGTTCTTTTCGTGAACGTGGCAACCAGCGGCAGCGTCTGAAATTTAACCTATTATCAGTAGGCAAAAAAAAGTCAACCACATCACTCATGTAACAAATTCAGCCTGTTTTTTTGACGCTGCGGCAGTGATCGAGGAGTAAAAGAAACGCTGAATATTTCAGCGACAACTGAATTTCATCTTTTGTTCTTTCAGCAGTTAACGCTGCGGCAGTTCAATTTTCCGTACCGTTTAATTTGCTTCCGTCGCAGTGTATTTTCTCTGCCGCTGCCGCTGGTTCCGCGTTCGTATAAAGAACAGGGCTACATTCTTTATCAATTTAGCATTCGAATCTCGGTACACGTTGATTAACTTTTGAAAATTGAAAGGGTCATCGTCTCGCGTCCAacttacatatataatatgacCATATTCAAACGATGATTTTTTAGTCATTGCTTTATCCATACgtaaattaatatatgcatCTGGTTTATACAAGGAaaacaaatctatttttttttttaccttcctGCCATTTTTTACCATTCCGGCATTCATCGAGGATGCACAAATTAAGGAAAAAATTGTATGTACTATGAGCACGTTAGAACTATAATTAGAAAATGAGATATTGTTACTAAAACTAGCTTTtgtgtattttataattatttcacAAAACTTTATCGatagaattattttcaacattcGGTCGTTGTTTTATTCTCATATTACATTATTCGGCTGACATATTATTCAAACTCATAACAGTTATCAAAAATATGTATTTCCACGTTTAGTTTTTTTACTATATCTTATGAGAGTACTAAAACTgtaactacaaaaaaaagtgaTTAATCTATTACAAATAACTtttcaatattgtatttttattttagaaaactttattctgttcattttttttctaaaactttgTTATTTCATTATTCTATTGTCCAACTAACATACCAATcaaaactattaaattttacaaaggCTCTAATGATATATAAGATACTGCAGTTACATTGAAGTGTGTGAGCTTCATAATATGGTGATACATATGATTTTAACATACCTACTAATATTTTATACCTAGATTTGTccgaaaacaatattttttatttttaactttggATTCCGCACATTCACATTTTTGTATTAAACTAAACATCTTGTAATATATATTCTATACACAAATATGAGAGAGAATCTGCCAGTGAGATTTGAGATGATACTGATATTTGTGTATAATATGATCCgaatatgtatttttgtttaattatggGTTTGGAAATGAGCAAAGAAACAGACATACTTGCCAAGTTGTAAGTACTGAAGATAATGTTGGATCCGTATTTGTAGGAGTAAAAATTAACTCTTACGTACAGGTTGACTTCATAGTTCACAGGCCGGTTGTATAAGAATCTCGTCAAGACACACCTAAtttttatggatattttttttttatggatattctctcataaatatatcaaaaatttaaaattaacaaattaaaataaattaaaattagaattCATTAGTTATCATCATATCCATATACAAACCTTTGAACTTGTATGTATAACCATATAGGCATACATATGAAGTTAAAATCATTAATGTAACTTGATCTTATGaaactaaattttgaaaaactgcagccaaacaaacaaacaaactaaaaactaaaattaaataataattaattaacaattttgtaaaattGTCTAAACCCGCCTGAAACTGCGTACTTTGTTTAGAACCACCTAATTCTGCCTAATGACAAAATACACTTCTCTGGAATTTAGGAATATATGTCCATAAAGATCTTAGTTATGAGTAGTCGTTCAGAACCTTTTTTTAAAACAGATGGAAACATCAGCGAAACAAATTTATCTTCAATGGTCCGATTAAGACATCGTCGAATCGATTCAATTATAGATTCCCACATTGCTGAAAGTCGAAAATGCAAAAATGATTTGACGCCGATGCATCGAAACTCCAGATATGCTCATAAATGAAATTAGCATTGCATGCATGTACAAGCCTATATCTAGTAATCTAGATGTGCCTACAAATAGAAAAGATATATGGATACCAAAACATATGTGTAGAcgttgttaagctagatgggcttccaatctaaaaccaattggtgctaAGTGGAGTGGCTCatccatcttatatattgctaaggatcccttccaatatccgatgtgggacatTTATCCTTAATACGCCCattcgagatgatggctctttgagCGTCAATCTTGGAATGTTCGGGCAAGGATCGATGGGCCAACTTTGGGCCAGATCGATGTGGATCGGGTTGGACTGCGTGgatcgggctctgataccatgttaagctagatgggcttccaatctaaaaccaattggtgctaAGTGGAGTGGCCCatccatcttatatattgctAAAGATCCCTTCCAATATCCGATGTGGAACATTTATCCCTAATAGACGTGTAGAAGCAGATGGAGActtatgaaaataaatgaagGGAAAAAGGCTTGGTGACAAGAAGCTTGTGAATGATCGATGGGAAGCCTCTCTACACGTGGGGGGAATGAAAAAGTTCCTTCTTTTTCATCTTCATCAAGGCTTACAGTTTCCTCCATTCTTTCCTTCCCTCTCCTCAACAACTTTCTTTTGGTTCACATGTTAATTTTGAAGAATTTTACATTCCGTGGTGTTATTTTATTGGagatttttctttcttatctAAGATACAACATATACTCATTTAGAACCAAACTTAATTTTAGGATACACCAAAAATTGATTGAAATTTACTATACAAACAGTTATACTTTTCGTCGACATATTCACTATTTGTGGCAAAAAAAGAGTACTGATTAATCATGTGAGTTACCAGGTTCTCCTGTAACTGTAATCGGACTTCGTATATGGATCTAAATGATATTAATGGAACCGCatgtaaaagaaaaattgttCCAAACGTTTCAACCTCTGTAGAACATGGTTAAAAAGTTTGTAGACCAAGGTTTTAAAAAGATGTTAAAAACGGCTCAACTAACAACGCTATTCATCGTTTCACGGGGGTCGGATGTGTATCGCAAACCAAGCAAGGACCACTAATTTAGTTTCTTGGTTACATAAATTAAAGTTTTGTTACGAATCTACAAAATGCATATGAGGTAGGGAGATAGTATAATTTTGTGTAAGGGAGGAGCAATAATATCCCGTGATTCccgttggaaaaaaaaaagaagacgaaATATTTGTGTGATGGAGTCTACATCAGGGACAGCTGAGCAGTCACACGCCTTGTAATCTAATTTATTTGTCTATCTACCACTCTCGTTTGTCTTTTGCCGTTTGCATTAAATGCCATgcaaaaccctaaatcccaTCGTCTCATCAATCCGTTTTGTGAAAATATATCCAATTTTTGTTGTGAAAATATTTCTACGTACCATTATTTATTCATGTGTTAACTAGTATTGTAGTTACTTATTTTCTAAATGCTGAAGTATGCCAAAacacttaaaattttgatattttacatCTATAGATGCAAGTTTCcatagttttttttggtttaaaagttTCTATTAGAGTTTATCACTGGTAATTGTGTTATTCCAATTGCTCTTCAAAATGTGTATGAGAACATATAATGTATTGACTCTCTGGACTACCAGTTGATCGTTATATTACTGCAAACCAATTGAAAATAAATCCAATTTCAAAAGGCATTTCTTGTACAtatatacaattaatatttttctataaaatttattgatgtCACGTACTGAATCTTCTAAAACATTAAGGATCGAAAATAAAtttgcaaacaaaaaaacgggTAAAAGGAgaattaagtaaaaaaaaaatcaaaatcaaagatcttaagaaaaaaattatttatctcgATCATCCATGACTTGCACATTAATTGACAAAGGTTTTATTCAAGTTCTTCaaagtttaaactttaaatcctAATTCCGACAAAACTACTCtaggtatattttaattttgtgaaTTCTATTTTGCATTAAACTATTGATTCTGTAGGTGTCAACATATTTTGGATTCTTggtgttttgtttgtttctaaaCGCAAATAATATCTTAATCATACATTCATACTAATTAATGCATTTGATATAGTGTTAGTCCCGatacatgaattttatttatatctatCATACTAATGAAAGGCCAGTTTGATGAATAAAGGGTAATTTAGACTACTTAGAATATTAGCAAACGAGCGTAATTTCTATCTTTTGGATCTGTTTTCATCCTTGCTGGTGACacaatactaaaaaaataagcGTTACTTGTAATTCTTTGGTATTTTATGCTATAGGTAAATATATCAATCTATCtactttaaataataaatatatagttttctcCCTGCATGCTAAATACTAACATTATGCATGCATACATCTATATAacattttacaaatatatatatatatatatatatatatatatatatatatatatatatatatatatatatatatatatatatatatatagagagctGTCTACAGGAGAAAAATGCCAAAATCAATTAGCTGGgaacagaaaagaaaaactttttaGCATCTGCAACAAGATTTAGGTGAGTGTTTGTCTACATGCCTcgggaggaggagagagagagaggagggaATCTGAAGTGTATATTGATCTAGGGTTTCTCATAGACAAAGACCAAATCTCCATGCTTTGAACCAAGTACAATTCATCTTGTATTTTATctctttcatctcaaaccaaAGTATTGATCTATCCACTTCTTCCAAAACCTATATCCAAAGTCTAAAGGCTCCATATCTCCGCCCCTTTACAAAGAAAATGATCCCAAGTATGGATGGAAGCGGGAAGACTACTGACagggaggaagaggaggaggaggaggaggaggaagaagaagaagaagacggtgaaggagaagagagtaaGGTTTCAAGCAATACTACAGTAGAAGCTGAGGTTGGTAAGAAGACGAAGGTGAGGCCTTATGTGAGATCTAAAGTCCCTCGACTCCGGTGGACTCCTGATCTTCATCTCCGCTTTGTCCGTGCCGTGGAAAGACTTGGAGGTCAAGAAAGTACGTCCCTGGCTACTCTCTTCATCAACTCTTCCAAATATAAAGCTTATGCAATTCCTTGGTTATTCTTAGTTGAAATTTTTGTAACCTTTTGCTTGCTtgatgaaataatattttttttttggattatgtATAGGAGCAACTCCAAAATTGGTCCGACAGATGATGAACATCAAAGGGCTCAGTATTGCTCATGTCAAGAGCCATCTACAGGTACATCCATATACACTTATACATAGTTATCATGTGTGTTGTATTATGGTTTTCTCTTTTCAAAGAATCtgagaaaattatataaaagtttCTCACTAAATTGCATATTGGGGAATTTTAGATGTACCGGAGCaagaagatggatgatcaaggtcAAGGTATTGattgtttgtatttgttttatttagttattaacatatatgtgaataaattagggttttgatttgttaCCTCATACTATAACTAGTATATCAACTAAGAGGTGTCCATCAATTGCTTGCAGCCATAGCTGATAACAGACATTTCATCGAGAGTTCCACAGATcggaatatttataaattaagtcAGCTACCGATGTTCCGAGGCTATAACACTAATCATAGCCACGATTCTCCATTCaggtttatattttgtatcccatcattatattttctttgatcTCTTTACCATGATACTCGATTAATAGTCTTAATTTTGTTGAATTTATTTCTGTAGATACGGAAGTAGATTTTCAAATGCTTCATTGTGGAACTCTAGCTCCCATGAGACAAACCGGAGTTTGATAGATAGGACCGGTTTAATTCGCGGCTCGTCGGTTAGCAATAACATCCATGTTAGTGAATATTGGACTAACAACAGGTCTTTCCAAAACACCTACTCTTCTTCAGTTTCTAATCACTTACCAAAGGTAAGACACAACCATCAAGAACGGAACAACTTAGCCACATTCAACAGCATTCAAGGACATTCAAGAACGTTTGAGAAGTTCGAGACCGGTATTGAAGAGAGGGCCAATCATATTTATTGCACCAAGACAACGGGCAAAAGAAACGCAAGTACCAGCCTCGATCTTGATCTCTCTCTTAAGCTAAGAGTACCCGAGGAGACAACTTTGGAAGAGACAGAAACAGCAACAACGGATCAAACGTTGTCGTTGTCGTTATGTTCATGGAAAAAGAGCCGAGTGATCAAGACGGATGAAGAGGATCGGACGGTTAAGATTGGACAGGCAAGTACTCTGGATCTGACTCTATGAATTATAGGTAAGAATGAGACAAATTCTAAGTGAGATCCTGAGGTACTTATCCaataatcccttatatattaaaagagaagcattgtaataaatgcattcacactataatagacacgtggcagcctcacaatgatttgataataaatatgttaacgcgttcacactatattcataaatgtgtttacactatgtactttgcgttttttttaatataaaactcacatacataGTTGCAATAAAACTCttaattttttggttcaaataaaaataaataacgaatcaaaatcaaaaactatatatatatatatattattttattgtttatggataaaattgagtaaaatattcattatccgttttgatttgaaccaaaaaatatagatatccgtaactctacgaaacaaatcaaatactaaaatataatatccaaaaaagaagcaaatc
It encodes the following:
- the LOC106409015 gene encoding putative two-component response regulator ARR20 — encoded protein: MIPSMDGSGKTTDREEEEEEEEEEEEEEDGEGEESKVSSNTTVEAEVGKKTKVRPYVRSKVPRLRWTPDLHLRFVRAVERLGGQERATPKLVRQMMNIKGLSIAHVKSHLQMYRSKKMDDQGQAIADNRHFIESSTDRNIYKLSQLPMFRGYNTNHSHDSPFRYGSRFSNASLWNSSSHETNRSLIDRTGLIRGSSVSNNIHVSEYWTNNRSFQNTYSSSVSNHLPKVRHNHQERNNLATFNSIQGHSRTFEKFETGIEERANHIYCTKTTGKRNASTSLDLDLSLKLRVPEETTLEETETATTDQTLSLSLCSWKKSRVIKTDEEDRTVKIGQASTLDLTL